Below is a window of Plasmodium malariae genome assembly, contig: PmUG01_00_3, whole genome shotgun sequence DNA.
atatatttaattattgatTCTTATTTCgaaaacaattaaaatgttaaaaaaataatcttatcatacatttaatatttattgtaaattatgatttgttattttttcagCTGAAACTTAgctaaaaaagaataatattatttttaaaaattgatttggctttgttttaaataatataatattatttactcACATTAATGTAACTTGTAAcagaaatgaataaaatcggtgaaaatatataattaaaaaacataataaaataatttatcattattattatttctttaatggaaaaaaaataactgttataaattttttttaagcgtAATATATGTTTTGCATGAATTATTAGAgtatgttttaaatataattcactAGATATTTTTACGATGTAAGAAATATAGGAAAAATATTtcgttattattaattttaactttttaaaggaaaattttttgGCTTAATTTGAAATATTGCTTTATGTCTAATAATTCATAGTATGCATTTATTAtgagtatacatatataataatactaatatttcaaagtttatatgttaaatggAGACTATTGTATTacataataaagtaatatttctaatttagagatatgttaaaattaatataaatagagaaaacatttctacaataataaaatatagattactttttaaataactctataattaataatttattgtattaataaatatcttTATATGTAATCAGATAGCtgatttttatatcatactATATTTATCAATTTATAATAGGGtttatgatttattttatattctaatgaaaattaagttaaaaatgaaaaaatgtgtatatatatttttataaaattaaaatgcaAATAAATAGAACGGTtaatattctatatttttgaaCTTGGGCAGTTTATATTTCtagtaaatatattcattatattttgtgtgaaagatatatatttgtatccatttgttttaaataattaaatagtcttattagttaaatatttttatacaaaatgcagatcataattatataatataaatacgttatgtatattatgaattattaatagtGTTTTATGAAAtgcttaaaataaattagaattgtaaagggaaataaaatattttataagacTTCATTTTATAAGGAAATTAcacttttaattttcattttatttctgtCATTTAAAATACTTATTTTGTGCGATAATGCTAGTACTACTACAATTATATGTTAAAGAACATTTAATAAGCTATTCTTactattacatatttattttcagcTTAAATTAGCATAGGAAAATGCTTAACATTTCAAAAGATTAAAGGCcattataaattacatatatatataattctgtAACAAGGTTTAttctttgtatatttatcatatatttaagtataataGACAATTTATTAGAGAAAGaagtacatttttattttttattgtaaaaattataaatgatttatgtattatatttctaataaagtaaaatgaataaaattctTTCATAAACAAAAgcatttatatgtttatgcaattcattttattttaatttatatgaagGTATATTAATACGGGTGTcctcatataaaaaatataatgaaattgaTAGTGACAGCAAAACATAAGcaatattaatgataaatgtagtacgttatatataattaacaaaaatatgaagaatttttgtaaaaaagttTCAacaaacttaaaaaaattatctagTACAAATAAAGAGGAAAATTCTTAGCACGTTGCTCTTATTCCTAATAGTTCTCCTTCGATAtcataatgaaatatttgatattaataggaaaaaagttggtaattaaaatgatactagaaaattttttacggaagtaaatgatattaatttaaaatatttataagatGCAGCATATTACTTTTACACTAATATCATTAACACTAAAGGATAGAATGAACAGAAATATTTGCATCaccctttttaaaaattatgatcatataattaaatatactaataacaatagtaagaataataattgtaatatgGAATTTCAAGTACTTTACttatattaacaatttaTATCGAAACTACATAAAGGAATAACATAATGGTTTTAAGAGATAAAATTTAGTttgtaaagaaaaatgttaaaattattataaatgtaatataatacattatacatatagcgtcttataaaaaatggtaCGAATAAATTAAAGACCCATTGAAAGCAAAGAAATAATGTTTGAAGTTACACTCACTATGCTTGGtgttataaaaagtaaaaaaagaaattttaaattaattataataagaacgttaatacaaaaagaaaaatagcgATGAATTCTTTTTACACTGTTGTTTCAGTTGGTTATTCAGTgcttataattttcttatatttttcttttctactAAGAATAACatctgtttatatttataaattaaatgtataaatatatgtatgttatttttcataaaaatttataattttaaaacagattaaatatatatatattttgttgttaatgtgtatattagtttaatttttttggaaaacGGTTTAGTAATAGactcttaaaaaattaaaaacatatatataatattcaacAAGTAcagaggaaaaaatattaaagaatgctccaaatatattttatagtaattctagaaaaaataaaatatgtatatctcATTATTCTACATTAGACCATTAGGACTAACTAGGAAAAAACGTGTCAAATGTATCAGAATATTGTTAcgaatattacaaaaatagatttattcttaaatatatttaataagtaaaaataaaaaaaaatatatgtgtaaaaaattaaaaatttttatttgattgtTTGAGGTTTAACTTGTATATTCTGTTTTTGTATAAAGGAGAAACATATTCATTCATACtgttttttagtttttaaaGTAGTATGATTcttctataatttttactttaaatgacttatttaataatatgaaaagtttatatttcaagtttataaaaataaatacgatTTTCtgtgtttaaaaatatattgtttttttattgtcCTATAAACTACAAAAAATGTGGagtatttataataacaaattcTGTTCTATTTATGAAGTAGGAAAACGattgaattttatatttttatatgcttTACAATctgaatatatgaaatacaaataataaaaatagtaacataaatgtaattataaatatatgattattatatagAAGTTTTATTATAGCTTACGAATTAAATGCATGATTTTGtcaaaatgtatttaatatacaatatatgaatatgcaTTATATTGTATAATCATAACTTGCTTTATAGGTATAAAtgattttaaataatttttacatttttttattattttttatttagtaaTATTCGTAACTTTAATACaatttacatatttctatattattttttgttgagTACAGCATGTTTTTGAGGAACATCAGTTATACgtaaataatatgatatttaGGAATGTTCCTAAAGAATTAACATGTAAAAcgtatttttaatgtatatttaattagtgtataatatataatgaatatatgatttttgtgtttaatttcactttttacgcttatatttatatttattgttcttTACTATTTCCAATATATCCATTTAGAAATGGTGCTAAAAATAGAGCAAACACTTTAGGTATAAGAAGAaaactattttaaatatatatgtggaaaaaaaattttatatatataaaaattgaataaaaataggTTATATgttcttaaaaattaaaaagggtATTCGTAGATATGTATTTTTCAGAAtacagtaaaaaaataataataatataaaaagctAAGACAGAGTATacttaacaaaatatatatataatttataattcgaaagatttgatatatattagaaatagataataaaagtataattaatatataaaaggtgACTTATGTTTTACCTAGGaatatttaatgtattataactaaccgaatatatataaaaaaaagaatttaagaaatattttgaaatataaaagcgattgaaatatatatttaaaattgtagtttgcttatacattttttaatagataATTGAATGAGatggaaattataaaaataatgttttttttatgttactcAGAAGTTTATAAAGGATTATtgtgtatattcatatattctattgatgctttaaaaatagtaaaacttaaaattatattaatgtgttagaaatacatttaatatattaaacaaatagaaaaacgctttaattttttttcatttgattaGTAACAAACGCTGAAAGTAATAGCTATattcaataaattaaaagtcATGTGCGaaaaatctttttaaatatatttatattaatatatatataaatatctatactatatgaatgtaaaaactgaaaatacaaaaatgattatattaattttgtaatatactTTAGGATATTGGTATTTTAcagcataataaaaattttaaaattttacatttttttttttaataaattattttttagaaaattaatTTGCTTACACAAGTCAACATCATTTTGTTGTCATATagttattataatacatttagagtgttatatttttataattatctaTATTCACTATATTcaacaaataatatgaaatataaatatttctacatttatggatatatttcatctatatattatttatttttgttatataacaGTCAACATCAAATGTATAAATTggaatattaattatttatatattaacagaAAATACATGTACTATTACCTTCTCAATACAGTTGtcaaaaagtaatataaagcattaataattttcctaaattatattatatgttattttatatattaaattttagtaTTTTATATCTATTTCCTTTTGTGttctaaattatattatttaaaataatttttttatcgtaagttttgtttttttaataataataattaataaagatGTTTTTTTGCtgcatttaattttgtatactttttgtttaaatGATCATTACTGAAAaacttataaatttatgctttttaaaaagaaagaaaaaaaaaaaatataaattttttaatactataatataatatattttattttagcattaaaataaaatacatttttttaaattatataaaaactttagcatttcataaataataatatggtatgaatatataaaagaattatattgtatacaaatttttaaaatatcaaaattttGCTTGAGTATTAAATCTtggaatataattatttatttaatacatgAACGTTCATCATATTGTAGGAATATAATGCATGTTATATTGTAATTTGtgctataaaaaaatattttgtatttttttttatttctgtgaattgtatattattatatgctatgcaataatttatgtttaaCTATGCAATAGTATTTTAAAAGGTATAacacataaaatatactaatcTGTTATTAGAAAAtgcagaaaaaatatttaataattatatttctaatatgtGTTAATGTACACATTCAAATAAACGTATTCTTTCTattctaataaaataaaatgtgtaCGCTCCAAACAAggcatttcattttttgttttttccgaATAGTATTTATATCAAAAATTTAGAATTGTTCTGTTAGAATattagcatatatatactttttaagtATGCACGAATAAAATTAGTTTTaccataaattattaatttataactttgtttttcatgtaaataaattcattggtaatattaacaaaaatatttttataatcattttatcttatttgtacattataattatattttatttatgtagtttaatattagttaaaaatagaataaaataaccAAGCGCATAACCTTGCTTTTTTGATAATAAactttgaatatataataaattgtttAGGTGCTTGgacacattttaaaatttaataattctataattaatggaaaaaatatatattttattttaggtaaaatacttatatttattcttttaatttggaTAAGTTCTTATATTATGAATGCGGTATATTAACATAGGAGAGAGTTTTCCGCATATATATTGCTTCTTCTTGTTTTATATACTTGtaagaatattttacttttgaGTAAGTAAATTTATCacagtataaataataaaaaaaaaaatgttcattattatatatttttcataaatctTTAGATTATACGAACAGTGCAGGTAGAACACTATATACAAGAAGCAATATATTATTCGAAGAAAATGAACAAGTaatatagaattaaaaatatgtaaagtGGAAGTGGATATGTTAATTCTGACATTAAAAAGATTGCATTGAATTAGAATATATTTGAAGGTGTTATTGTACGTATAATGGTAATACATgtgaagcaaaaaaataacttaGGAAACGGATATTTGCTATGTGTTATCCATTTGTAgtattacttatattttttttgaaaaattaatatataggaAATTTGGtcctatatataattacagaACATATATTGATCCTACCTAGAAAGAtagtttaaattattcagaataaatgaatatctCTTAGTATTTACTTTGCAgacatattcttttaaacagtttttttattggtttcttttttttacttcattagaaaattgattatatatatcaggGTTATAAACATTAAGGtgattatttaattttgaagAGAGAGGAAGAACTATATTCCCTTTGATTTGTTTATTATGCattttaatgtttatttatgtactCGTAAAATTCTTAAATTTAACCGTTGTagtataagcatatataatgGAATTATAgtcataattaatatatttttttaaaaataatgatttttatataactatgtttttctttataactaatgaaattataagaaTACACAAGAATAATTGTTGTATacttataaatgtttttatgaAACGTGGAtaacatgtaaatatatataaatacaaaaaaataaaaaattatatattatatatttttaggaGCCCATatgtttctatatattttttgtattagaaattatttttttgaaataatttcttattctgtcctaatatgtatatgtaatctatttttttttttttgaaccataaagaagtaaaattgatattaattaatattcacAATAAAAATGTGCTTTATATAcgataattatatgtaaatgtttcATAGACATTTTCATTATAGTAAATTTGTGATCCTTTaattcaatatataaaatcacaattaatacattataaCGCGGCAAGTGCAgtaacttatatttttaaaaattattttttattacgtttttattattgtaagtgataatttaaattacactttaagaaaatattgtatttattacatttaattttattatataaagtttttccatatttaataaaatctcaaccattttttttttgtggttatgcgtattattttaaaggtaaacataaaaaatgatcTTCATAAAACAGTTAGTATTAGAATTACATGtttcataaattattagatacaataatatttttaataaattttaaaaaaaattttatatttcatgtataaaaatatggaaaaataataatacatttttgctAATATTgttagcaaaaaaaataccaaatcatatattttgccaaattatatttttattatttttaatttttcaagtACATATTATGCATAGTATATCATACTTATTTCAagacatatataattaaaaataatttaaaattttagtaattttatataatatttctggaaaaaaatttttcttgaatttttttattttatattaatatcacttctaaatatatatataattaaaaaaaaattataaaataattaaatgaattaaaagaattttcatttaaaaataatggtaTGAactaaacataaaaattataattaaaaaagaaaaaagctatttttatttgttttaacttatattttttaattatcttaggtactatttaataaatttgaaattttaaatatataacaaacaATAAGGTTACACAAATTTTACAACAAATAGAGCTCAAAagaatgtataaaatataatttctttcatttattttttctgctaattacattttataataatttttgtttttagtaataatagttatttaaaaatagtacgtttataatatgaaaattattattgattattttattaaaattagtaattattttcttaattaatagaacaatatttttcatatgtttTTTGCATACCATGTTGTAAGTGAATTCAGTAATTCGAATAATTAAGCAatcgtatattttttttttactctatttttataagaattaataaagacgttatttaattataatactattaattaaattatatattttgaataaatattaatataaaatgaaattatataattttaattgaggaattttataatattaacataaacatttaaagatatacttttaaagttttttttcctttttattgtTGCAAAATGCATTATAGTTAGATACaattaattatgttttttagaaaaaaaacaaaaagaaaatgttttaaataaatataggaTCATAtgtcattaaaaaattgttatatgtttcaaatttttttctttatatactacaatattaaaaatttatataatgaaaaaaaattgtaggTCATTTTTTTACGTTGAAATTGctatctttattattttaacctGGATATATCATATAAACAGTAATGTGGtatgattatattatttaaggatAATTGCatcattcatatttttagagTCCTATATTAATACgatttgttaatataaaattatttttttttttaaataataaatatttattttcattagaatttatataataattctttggataaaaatgacaatatttataaaacattataCACAAGAACTTGTCGATTTCTAGAAGAATATGGACAAAAAAAGGGTTCGAATATTGTGTGGATAAAAGGAGATATACCAACTATTGAAGAGTTTGAAAAATTGTATCCACCTAATAAtgcaaaagtaaaaaaagaaagatataAACATCCAAATGGATGTTCCTTAAATAATGCAGTAGGAGAAAAACAACgtaggaaaaatatattttctgtaTACAAAGGAGCAGATCcatattttcaaaaacgGACGTTTgacaaaacatattttaaaaataaagttagaGATTTTACGAATGAAGATTTCaagtttttaagaaataagaTAGAATTAAAGGAAGCTTTGTTTTATGtcatatctattttttttgtaccaattatattaatactaaatgttataatatttctagACTGTgtatttaatgtaaaaaatagtgTAACAACATGGACAAACTCTTATTGTTTTAGTGTAggatttgttatatttacatttatagtTATGGCAgccattatttatatttacagtaaaattgtaaaatatgataagtttgcactaataaaaaataagctGAATAATACTATGTTCCCTTTATTATAGAGATCACTCAATTATTACTAACAAACACTATgagttttaattaatatatcgaataaacaaatatagctgtatttatatagtttttAAGAATCTACTTGTATCatattaacttttttgaTCTGCaatcttaaaaatatgtgcttttagttttatttgcAAACATGAatgttttaatgtttttttattgatattttaaattatttacagaATCTAACATAGAATTATGGCTTcaaattattgtttttgtatttaactaattttttatggaaaatatatatatggcactaaaattaatatataagagaagtcgtataattatattgaaGTTTTGtgataac
It encodes the following:
- the PmUG01_00017200 gene encoding Plasmodium exported protein, unknown function; this encodes MKKNCRSFFYVEIAIFIILTWIYHINSNVNLYNNSLDKNDNIYKTLYTRTCRFLEEYGQKKGSNIVWIKGDIPTIEEFEKLYPPNNAKVKKERYKHPNGCSLNNAVGEKQRRKNIFSVYKGADPYFQKRTFDKTYFKNKVRDFTNEDFKFLRNKIELKEALFYVISIFFVPIILILNVIIFLDCVFNVKNSVTTWTNSYCFSVGFVIFTFIVMAAIIYIYSKIVKYDKFALIKNKLNNTMFPLL